The genomic window GTGAAGGAAACTGGCTGGACGGAGGTAAAAATTACACGCTGAAAATTCCAGCAAATCCGCCCGCAGTCAACTTCTGGTCGATTACTATTTACGATACGGCAACGCGCTGTTTGATTGATAATCCGCAGAAGAATGCTGATTTATCTTCCCGTAAGGATCTCATAAAAAATGCCGATGGTTCTGTCGATTTGTATTTTGGACCAAAAGCTCCAGCCGGAAAAGAGAAAAACTGGGTGCAGACTTTACCAGGAAAACACTGGTTTACTTACATGCGTTTTTATGGGCCGACTGCAGCTTACTTTGATAAAAGCTGGAAAATGGATGATATTAAAGAAGTGAAATAAATAGTAACATGACAAATTATTAAAATGAAAAAGCAAATAACTCTATTTCTTTCGATCCTTATATTGATAGTAGTTTCGTGTAAAAAAGATAAAAAAGACGAAGCTGTTGTTAATTCAGACGCATCTATTTCAATTGATTCTGCCAGATCAATTGCAAAAGAAGCCTGGATTTATGGTTTTCCGATATTCTACAATTACAAAACGGTATATTCTTATGCTTTAGATAAAAACAACTCAAATGGTGCGAAGAACTTTAATACTTTTAAAAATTATTCTAAAAGTTTTACAGCATTAGATACCACAATTGTAACTCCCAACAATGATACTCCATATTCTTGGGCAATACTAAACCTTTCAGATGAACCTATTGTACTCGAAGTTCCTGAAATTACAAACAACCGTTATTATGTTATGCAGCTTATAGATGCGTACACTTACAATTTTGCGTATGTAGGTTCAAGAGCTACGGGAAATAAAGCCGGTAAATATCTTATTGCAGGTCCAAAATGGAAAGGAGAAACTCCTAAAGGCATCGATAAAGTCTTTACTTCTGAGACTAATTTAGTAACGATTTTAGGACGTACCGAAATGGATAATGTGAATGAAACAAACATTATCAAAAATATTCAAAGCGGTTATCGCATAATTCCGTTGCATGAGTATAGTAAAACGACCGCTCCAGAATCAGTCAAATATGCTATGCCGCTGCCAGAGTGGAAAGAAGCCGATTATAAATCACTTGAATTTATCAATGTTCTTAATTCTTTACTGCAATATACTGTTCCTGATAAAAGTGAAAAAGAACTGTTGGAACGTTTTGCGAAAATCGGAATTGTTCCAGGCGTTCCTTTCGATAAATCTAAATTCTCTCCCGAAATTCTTAAAGCCATTGAAGAAGGCATTGCAGAGGGAGGGAAAGTTTTAGAAGAGAGTATTAGCAAAACTACAAGTTCTCTTAATCTTTTTGGTACTCGCACTGATTTAAAAAACAACTATGTTTTACGTGCTACCGCGGCAGCAATGGGAATATATGGTAATACAAAGGAAGAAGCAGTTTATGTGGGCTCTATGAATGATAAAGACGGAAAACCATTAGACGCTGCCAATAAGTATGTCCTTCATTTCAAGAAAGATCAACTGCCTCCTGTAGATTATTTTTGGAGTATAACGATGTACAATTTGCCGCAACGTAATTTGGTGAAAAATCCAATTAACAGATATTCTATAGGAGACCGTACAAAAGGAATTAAGTATGAACCAAATGGAGATTTAATTATCTATCTGCAAACGGATTCACCAGGAAAAGACAAAGAAAACAATTGGCTTCCATCACCTCAAAAAGGAGGCTATAACATTATTGTAAGGCTTTATGGACCGGCTAAAAATGTTACAAGCGGCGATTGGAAAATACCATTACCAGAAAAAACAAATTAAGGGTTATAATTTAGAAACTAAAAGCAATCAAATAGTAGCAAAACTACTTATGGCTGAAGAATTTGAAAATACAACCGATACTTCATTTGATGCTGCAGCTTCAAAA from Flavobacterium fluviale includes these protein-coding regions:
- a CDS encoding DUF1254 domain-containing protein yields the protein MKKQITLFLSILILIVVSCKKDKKDEAVVNSDASISIDSARSIAKEAWIYGFPIFYNYKTVYSYALDKNNSNGAKNFNTFKNYSKSFTALDTTIVTPNNDTPYSWAILNLSDEPIVLEVPEITNNRYYVMQLIDAYTYNFAYVGSRATGNKAGKYLIAGPKWKGETPKGIDKVFTSETNLVTILGRTEMDNVNETNIIKNIQSGYRIIPLHEYSKTTAPESVKYAMPLPEWKEADYKSLEFINVLNSLLQYTVPDKSEKELLERFAKIGIVPGVPFDKSKFSPEILKAIEEGIAEGGKVLEESISKTTSSLNLFGTRTDLKNNYVLRATAAAMGIYGNTKEEAVYVGSMNDKDGKPLDAANKYVLHFKKDQLPPVDYFWSITMYNLPQRNLVKNPINRYSIGDRTKGIKYEPNGDLIIYLQTDSPGKDKENNWLPSPQKGGYNIIVRLYGPAKNVTSGDWKIPLPEKTN